A single region of the Undibacterium piscinae genome encodes:
- a CDS encoding acyltransferase, with the protein MAIAALALAQMADAMSEMMKEKNQHWASLNELSFITGMRVLFWIFRLFGRWPFRVVLYPVLLWYVMTKPRPRAASKDYLRRISGYVAVPTGIPGVILHFAAFAENILDKMLLWGGLYKTEDVQFHGVAKMEQLIRERRGAVLVCSHLGNLELCRVLSLKRPGLRLTILVHTKHAKAFNQLLAALNPASQLNLMQVSEITPATAMILAEKVEQGEFIVIAGDRVPLAQSPRVALVNFFGAQAAFPVGPYVLASILHCPIYMLFSHQAGKHAEIHFELLHAAPRLPREGREQVLADLAGSYANRLEYHCQRVPLQWFNFYDFWHLPELDTTDAVR; encoded by the coding sequence ATGGCGATCGCCGCGCTTGCTCTGGCGCAAATGGCGGACGCGATGAGTGAGATGATGAAAGAAAAAAATCAGCATTGGGCATCGCTGAATGAACTCAGTTTCATCACTGGCATGCGTGTGCTGTTCTGGATATTCCGGTTGTTCGGACGCTGGCCATTTCGAGTCGTGCTTTACCCGGTGCTGCTTTGGTATGTGATGACTAAGCCGCGACCTCGGGCAGCTTCCAAAGATTATTTGCGACGTATCAGCGGCTACGTTGCGGTGCCTACTGGTATCCCTGGTGTGATCCTACACTTTGCCGCTTTTGCCGAAAACATTTTGGATAAAATGTTGTTATGGGGAGGGCTGTATAAGACCGAGGATGTGCAGTTTCATGGTGTGGCAAAGATGGAGCAATTAATCCGCGAGCGACGTGGTGCTGTGCTGGTGTGTTCCCATCTCGGTAACCTGGAGCTGTGCCGGGTCTTGTCTTTAAAGCGGCCGGGTTTGCGCCTGACTATCCTGGTGCATACCAAGCATGCAAAGGCCTTTAATCAATTACTGGCGGCGCTCAATCCCGCCAGCCAGCTCAATTTGATGCAAGTGAGCGAGATCACCCCGGCTACCGCGATGATACTGGCCGAAAAAGTCGAGCAAGGCGAATTTATAGTGATCGCCGGCGATAGAGTGCCGTTAGCGCAGTCACCGCGCGTTGCGCTGGTTAATTTTTTTGGCGCACAGGCGGCGTTCCCGGTCGGACCTTATGTCCTGGCGAGTATTTTGCATTGCCCGATTTATATGTTGTTCTCGCATCAAGCTGGTAAGCATGCAGAGATACATTTCGAGCTCTTGCATGCGGCACCTCGTTTGCCGCGCGAAGGACGCGAACAGGTCTTGGCAGATTTAGCCGGCTCGTATGCCAACCGCCTGGAATATCATTGCCAGCGCGTTCCACTGCAATGGTTTAATTTTTACGATTTTTGGCATTTACCCGAATTGGATACTACTGATGCAGTCCGCTGA